In Eremothecium gossypii ATCC 10895 chromosome IV, complete sequence, the genomic stretch CTCTTCTCATATGATCAGGAATGTTGAAGATCCCTTAATTCCTGGCACTTTGTCGCTGGATCTCAATGCAGGTCATCTTGGCCTAGTGGCAACATTCTATATTCTCTATTTATCATATATTGGCGGGTCGTTGCCTTTAGTGGCTCAGGCGGCGTCTGCTCTTTTTTACTAGCTTATGCAGCTGATCCAACATGCCTTTTTGGTTGTTACTCTACCAAGGCATCCGTCCCAGGCATTATGAGCTACGGGGTGAAGCCTGATGTCACAACGCTTGACGATGACCTGCGGTTGCTGAGGGATAGTAAGTTCAGTGCGGAAACTGTGGATCAGATTAAAACATGGCTGTACGCCGTACTCAACGAAGCCGCCCCTAAGGGCCCACTTCTCGAACAACTGCACGACGGCGTAGTTTTGTGTCGCCTAGCAAACGCACTGCTATCTGCAGATGATAACAATGCTCAATTATTGCCTTGGAAGCAGTCTCGGATGCCGTTTGTGCAGATGGAGCATATCAGCAGGTTCCTGACCTTTGCGCGCGCCTACGGCGTGCCCGAGGACGAGCTCTTTCAGACAGTCGATCTCTACGAGCAGAAGGACCCTGCCAGTGTCTACCTGTCTTTTATAGCCCTCTCGCGCTATGCACATAGGCGGCATCCTGAGCTCTTCCCTGTCATCGGCCCGCAGCTTGCCCGCAAACGTCCGCCACCTCGTCCCAAGCCGAACCACCTacgcgctgctgcgtgGAGCACCCAAGAGTACGGTTATATGGGAGGTGCCAACCAATCCACCGAGCGTGTGGTCTTCGGCCGGCGCCGCAACATCAACCCCGACGACCGCTGAGGAGCATTACTACATCACTAAATATCACTTATGTCGCTGACGTAGCCGCCAATGTCTGCGGGCACGCCGCTTGGTACTTCAGATGTACGCACTAGAAGCGTGTGCTTGCGGAAGTGCCGCACACATGCCCACACGCTCTGCCACGTTGTGCAGGAAATGACCTTGTAGGCATTCTCACGACTGGCAGACTTAAGTCGGCCCTCGGCTGTGCACCCAGGTGCCAGTAGCATCACGGTATCCTCAAATAGCAAATCATGGATCATGTCCTCATTCTGTATGCCCTGTGTAACCACAACGCATCTGGACACACTGCGGCGCAGCTTCTTCTCTACCTCTATTGAGGGTGCGGCATTCCACCACCGATAAGCCACTATAGAGGCTGCAACCAAAAGACTAGCAAGTGATACAGCACCATACTTCCTGAGTTGGTCCCTACTAGCTTTGGAGACCATCTTTGCGCCGCTTGGCTCCTTGCTTCATGTAGGAATATGCAGCATAGGAGTGCAATTTCCTCGAGCTTTGAATGCAAAAAGTATCCTGACATACGCCTTGGGGCCTCCACTGTGCCTCAGCGGCATACACGCAAACACATGACAGATGCTAGAGTCCACCGCGCTCTTCTCGGCCACTACGATCCATCTGGACCGTTTGATGTGCGCATTCAATTGTATGACGCCATTTGGGCAGCGGGATGACGTGTTGATCACGATAGACCGCGATGGCCTAACCTTTATACGTCAGAATAACCACGCTGCAGAGATACAACTGTTCCTTGCCAAAGAGTTATTCCAGTACTATAGCATCCGAGAGGGTTTTGAGGGCGAGATTCAACTATGCATGAAGCTCAACCACCTGCTGGACACAGTCAGCGTAGCCAATCGCGACAAAGACGATGTAGTCGAATGCACATTATCTTACGACGGGGAGGGAACGCCATTTATGCTGATTCTTGAGGATAGCATGATCACCGAGCAGGTTGAGTATGCGACTTACTTGGTCGGCGAAATGGATCGCACAGGCCTGGAGCTTGATCGTGCGCGGCTTGAGTTCGAGTGCATCTTAAAGGGGGATGTTCTCTATAGCGCACTACGAGACCTCAGGGAAATTGGGTGCAAGGAATGCTATCTATACATAGTGACGAGTTCACGAGCCCGGCCCATGTTTGCGCTGGTGTCGCGGGGACAGCTGGGCTTGTCGAAGATCATCCTGCCAAGCGAACGTTCGGTGCTGGAAAAGCTGGAGGTATACGAAAATGATTCTACCACGCTCATACATGATGCACCAGTAATTGGGCTGTTTGACTTTGCCGCGTTAGACAAGCTTCGGCCAAGCACTAAGATTGCAAGCAAGGTGCTCATCAGAAAGGATGTGCATGGGCTGCTGGCTGTCAACATATTGAGCGATACAAATGCTATCCTCGTACCTGAAAAGCGGGAGTTGATACGCGCCAGCCGAAGCGTCAGCGCAGAGTACCCGACCGTTGTAATTGAAGTGTTTCTCCTCGAGAAGGCGAGCGTGGGCGACATCGATGTGCGCGATGTTCACCAGCTGATGCTTACGTCTCCGGCACACCGCCGTTCTGGCTTCGCGGATTCTGGGTCGCGCATTGTATCTGTCACGCCAACAGCTACATCCGCAGCACATACAGGCGCGGGCAGCCTGCTTGGCCTGGCGCCGCCATCCGCATTCCCCGCAGAAGAAACGCAGGACCCAGACGAGTCCTACCACCCTGCCCCATCGAACACGGACATCCCCCTCTTCCTCTGACCTTAGAAAAGCCGACGAAAACTCGCTTCAGTAAATGGATATATAATGTGTATGATTACAGAATTATAACGTTCGGTGTATCACATCCATCTATTGCTGAGAGAAGTGGTCCAAGATGATCTCTCTCTCGGCGGTGTCAGCACCCCAGTTCTTGACAACAACCACGGAGGCACCAACCACCTTTCTGGCGTTACCCTCACGGTCGATCTTGCCCAAACCGGCCCACTCACCTAGCTGCTTAGCGTCAGCAACCTTGATCAATGGGACCTGGTTCTCTGGGTCGTTAGCCAAACCCTCGACTAACTTGATGATGTTGTCCTCGGTGACAGAGTCGACTAGGACAACCAACTGAGCCTCACCTCTGGTCAAGGCCTTGGCGGACTCTCTCAAACCTCTGGCCAAACCATCGTGGACCAAGGCGGTTCTCAAGACAACCTTCAAGGCATCCTCAATGGTAACCTCTTGCTGCTCAACTGGAACTTGTTGGACTTCTTCAACGTCAGACATTTTACTAGTGACTTCTTCGACAGTAATACTGCTCCGTAACGAACTAGGAATGAAGTGTCCGACGCCTCATCGCCTCCAAGTACTGGTAAAGTACAGATCCTGTGCGCTCGGGCTTTGCGCTGCAACCCGTGCTTGGTGATGTAAATCTCCTACTAAGTTGCGACCTTCTTACGCGTGTATGGGTGTTTGTTGGATGTGTGGGTTTAGTAGTCACACTGATATGTTGCAATCTCATCAAGTAGTCATACTGGATGGAACTCACAGGTAGTCACAAGCACCAGACATGGAGAAACTATTACTTATTTTACACTTTTTAGACATACGGTTACATATTCTTCCAAAAACCCCCTAGAAAATGGCTTACTCTCATTCATAATTCAGATTGCAGCTTGGGGTGGTCAGTTCTGTGAACATAGGTAGCCGCTGTCATAGCTCTATTTTGCCCGCAAATTCTACCTCTTCGGTCTCCAGCATATCGACGTCATCATCATCAGTTAGGGCAGACTCATTATACGTCTTTTCATC encodes the following:
- the SCP1 gene encoding Scp1p (Syntenic homolog of Saccharomyces cerevisiae YOR367W (SCP1)) encodes the protein MSYGVKPDVTTLDDDLRLLRDSKFSAETVDQIKTWLYAVLNEAAPKGPLLEQLHDGVVLCRLANALLSADDNNAQLLPWKQSRMPFVQMEHISRFLTFARAYGVPEDELFQTVDLYEQKDPASVYLSFIALSRYAHRRHPELFPVIGPQLARKRPPPRPKPNHLRAAAWSTQEYGYMGGANQSTERVVFGRRRNINPDDR
- the PEX22 gene encoding ubiquitin-protein transferase activating protein PEX22 (Syntenic homolog of Saccharomyces cerevisiae YAL055W (PEX22)), with the translated sequence MVSKASRDQLRKYGAVSLASLLVAASIVAYRWWNAAPSIEVEKKLRRSVSRCVVVTQGIQNEDMIHDLLFEDTVMLLAPGCTAEGRLKSASRENAYKVISCTTWQSVWACVRHFRKHTLLVRTSEVPSGVPADIGGYVSDISDI
- the RAD17 gene encoding Rad17p (Syntenic homolog of Saccharomyces cerevisiae YOR368W (RAD17)), whose protein sequence is MLESTALFSATTIHLDRLMCAFNCMTPFGQRDDVLITIDRDGLTFIRQNNHAAEIQLFLAKELFQYYSIREGFEGEIQLCMKLNHLLDTVSVANRDKDDVVECTLSYDGEGTPFMLILEDSMITEQVEYATYLVGEMDRTGLELDRARLEFECILKGDVLYSALRDLREIGCKECYLYIVTSSRARPMFALVSRGQLGLSKIILPSERSVLEKLEVYENDSTTLIHDAPVIGLFDFAALDKLRPSTKIASKVLIRKDVHGLLAVNILSDTNAILVPEKRELIRASRSVSAEYPTVVIEVFLLEKASVGDIDVRDVHQLMLTSPAHRRSGFADSGSRIVSVTPTATSAAHTGAGSLLGLAPPSAFPAEETQDPDESYHPAPSNTDIPLFL
- the RPS12 gene encoding 40S ribosomal protein eS12 (Syntenic homolog of Saccharomyces cerevisiae YOR369C (RPS12)), whose protein sequence is MSDVEEVQQVPVEQQEVTIEDALKVVLRTALVHDGLARGLRESAKALTRGEAQLVVLVDSVTEDNIIKLVEGLANDPENQVPLIKVADAKQLGEWAGLGKIDREGNARKVVGASVVVVKNWGADTAEREIILDHFSQQ